From a region of the Phoenix dactylifera cultivar Barhee BC4 unplaced genomic scaffold, palm_55x_up_171113_PBpolish2nd_filt_p 001913F, whole genome shotgun sequence genome:
- the LOC103700047 gene encoding NAC domain-containing protein 83-like, translating into MGEKEKFPRGYRFLPTMEELIEYLKEKDSGKPLPTNIIKEVELYNHQPAVLHKRFPNTRIKSRYFFTKLDKRSKNKKHRDRRVKNGGHWICSAGDKPVLTDGGQYTGGVYKTLTYYEGNGRSKKTGWIMKEYRLSEESKQHQPTANQGSDWVLCEIHHKGNTAEDDEASDDSSEEDNEAEQEEPGNAAGLLPDFTHLQHDTVTDIPGFSRVAALLSSGGTGVDRSLLPFGDSHIVPGTGIEDSPPEQPPAPFSCDWITKNPEELESFCNLIQQDFPNLEEDTAWLPLPIQAAPPSNAQLGEQGVNWFC; encoded by the exons ATgggagagaaggagaagttTCCCCGAGGGTATAGGTTTCTTCCCACCATGGAGGAACTCATCGAGTACCTCAAAGAAAAGGACTCCGGCAAACCCCTTCCCACCAACATCATCAAGGAAGTCGAGCTCTACAACCACCAGCCAGCAGTCCTCCATA AGCGTTTTCCAAATACGAGGATAAAGAGTAGATACTTCTTCACCAAGTTGGATAAGAGGTCCAAGAACAAAAAGCATAGAGATCGCAGGGTCAAGAATGGAGGCCACTGGATTTGCAGCGCCGGAGACAAGCCAGTTCTTACGGATGGTGGACAATACACTGGTGGGGTATATAAAACCTTGACCTACTATGAGGGCAACGGCAGGTCTAAGAAGACTGGTTGGATCATGAAAGAGTATCGTCTTTCCGAGGAATCCAAGCAGCATCAGCCAACTGCAAACCAA GGAAGTGATTGGGTGCTGTGCGAGATCCATCATAAAGGGAATACAGCTGAGGATGATGAGGCCAGTGATGATTCCAGTGAAGAAGACAATGAAGCAGAACAGGAGGAGCCTGGCAATGCTGCTGGTCTGCTACCAGACTTCACACACCTCCAACATGACACGGTCACGGATATCCCTGGTTTTTCCCGAGTTGCAGCCCTTTTGTCCAGCGGTGGCACTGGAGTGGATCGATCTCTCCTACCATTTGGTGATTCACATATTGTCCCTGGCACTGGCATTGAAGACAGTCCTCCAGAGCAACCACCTGCTCCTTTTTCTTGTGACTGGATCACAAAGAACCCTGAAGAGCTTGAAAGTTTTTGTAATTTGATTCAACAAGATTTCCCCAACTTGGAGGAGGATACAGCTTGGCTTCCCCTGCCAATTCAAGCTGCTCCACCCAGTAATGCTCAACTTGGTGAGCAAGGTGTAAACTGGTTCTGCTAA